One bacterium genomic region harbors:
- a CDS encoding PAS domain S-box protein, protein MISFRHAPIKRKLVWIIMLTSIVALLLTTAAFVTYELIMFRRTVVRDLSAIASIIGANSTAAVAFHDQKSASEILEALHAEEHVTRACIYDKNGRVFAVYPSKTGSKFPVPEETGHRFLNNRLVLFRTILLDNEKLGTVFIESNLQEMYSRINRYALIALAVTVASLLVALLLSSKLQRVISTPILRLAHTASEVSKKKDYSIRAVKKSMDEIGVLVEDFNEMLNQIQHKDAALLESYEQLEKRVLERTKDLQQEIIERTKAEGALRKSELRFRSVAYSANDAIISADQDGNILSWSKGAEKIFGCIEEEVLGQPLTIIMPERYRKTHKEGIERFKATGETRVIGRTIELHGLRKDGIEFPAELSIASWVTGDERYFSGIIRDITERKRVEDEIRKLNIELEKRVRERTAELEAANKELEAFSYSVSHDLRAPLRKIDGFSQALLEDYESKLDEQGKDYLNRVRASSQRMAGLIDDILNLSRVTRTEMRRESVDLSSLAKSIVSDLQQTQMGRNVTVMIQNGVVANGDAHLLRVLLENLIGNAWKFTARHPKANIEFGCMSQNGRPVFFVRDDGAGFDMAYADKLFGPFQRLHSSATFEGTGIGLATVQRIVNRHGGRVWAEGSVEIGATFYFTV, encoded by the coding sequence ATGATTAGTTTTCGGCATGCGCCAATCAAGCGAAAGCTGGTTTGGATCATCATGCTCACGAGCATTGTAGCTCTGTTATTGACTACTGCAGCGTTTGTTACATACGAACTAATCATGTTTCGACGCACGGTGGTACGGGACTTATCAGCGATAGCGAGCATCATCGGCGCAAATAGCACCGCGGCCGTAGCTTTTCATGATCAGAAGTCTGCGTCTGAAATCCTTGAAGCACTTCATGCTGAAGAACACGTTACCCGTGCCTGCATTTATGACAAGAATGGCCGTGTTTTCGCAGTCTACCCGTCTAAAACAGGATCAAAATTTCCTGTACCTGAAGAGACCGGTCATCGTTTTTTGAACAACCGCCTTGTCCTGTTTCGCACGATTCTGTTGGACAACGAAAAACTGGGCACCGTCTTTATCGAATCCAACCTGCAAGAAATGTATTCACGAATCAACCGTTACGCACTGATCGCGCTAGCGGTTACGGTCGCTTCCCTTCTTGTTGCATTGCTGCTGTCCTCTAAGCTGCAGCGAGTAATTTCTACGCCGATTCTAAGGCTCGCTCATACCGCTAGCGAAGTTTCCAAAAAAAAGGACTATTCGATCCGTGCAGTCAAAAAGAGTATGGATGAAATAGGTGTTTTGGTAGAAGACTTCAATGAGATGCTCAATCAGATTCAGCATAAGGATGCAGCCTTGCTTGAGTCGTATGAACAATTGGAAAAACGTGTATTAGAACGAACCAAGGATTTACAGCAGGAAATTATCGAACGCACGAAAGCGGAGGGCGCGCTCAGAAAATCAGAGTTGCGATTCCGCTCCGTTGCGTATTCTGCGAACGATGCAATCATTTCCGCTGATCAGGACGGAAATATTCTTTCCTGGAGCAAGGGAGCAGAGAAAATTTTCGGATGCATAGAAGAGGAAGTCTTGGGACAGCCGCTCACGATCATCATGCCGGAACGCTACCGCAAAACTCACAAAGAAGGGATCGAACGATTCAAAGCCACAGGCGAAACGCGCGTGATCGGAAGGACCATTGAATTACACGGCTTAAGAAAGGATGGCATTGAATTTCCTGCAGAACTTTCGATTGCAAGCTGGGTCACCGGCGATGAAAGGTATTTCAGCGGAATCATCCGCGATATAACGGAAAGGAAACGGGTGGAAGACGAGATTCGAAAACTGAATATTGAATTGGAAAAACGAGTGCGTGAGCGAACAGCAGAACTGGAGGCGGCTAACAAAGAGTTGGAAGCTTTCAGTTACTCCGTTTCTCATGATTTGCGTGCACCACTCAGGAAAATCGATGGATTTAGTCAGGCGCTACTGGAGGATTATGAATCGAAGTTAGACGAGCAGGGGAAGGATTATTTAAATCGCGTCCGCGCATCGAGTCAACGAATGGCCGGATTGATTGATGATATTCTAAATCTTTCCCGAGTTACGCGCACTGAAATGCGCCGTGAATCTGTAGATCTAAGTTCGCTCGCAAAAAGTATAGTTTCTGATCTACAGCAGACCCAAATGGGGAGAAACGTTACCGTAATGATCCAGAATGGTGTCGTCGCAAACGGGGACGCTCATCTTTTGCGGGTTCTGCTTGAAAACCTGATAGGCAATGCTTGGAAGTTTACGGCGAGGCATCCCAAAGCTAACATTGAATTCGGCTGTATGTCACAAAACGGAAGACCGGTGTTCTTTGTGCGGGATGATGGCGCGGGATTCGATATGGCGTATGCAGACAAACTGTTCGGACCGTTTCAGCGGCTCCATTCCTCAGCGACTTTTGAAGGAACTGGAATCGGACTCGCGACGGTACAACGGATCGTGAATCGGCACGGAGGACGTGTCTGGGCCGAAGGCTCCGTTGAAATAGGAGCTACAT